The Zobellia alginiliquefaciens genome contains a region encoding:
- a CDS encoding HlyD family secretion protein — MLNISKNPLNQRIELHGFKSTERVFHQRHYKHFNRFLLGSALFAFVLLFLPWTQSVRGTGSLTTLSPEHRPQSIQSPIPGRIEKWYVQEGDYVEKGDTILHISEVKNEYFDPKLMERTDQQIQAKNRSVESYQSKIKSLNNQIAALGNERNLKLEQVRNKLLQAKLKVKSDSIDLEAARTNLSIAERQYGRTEQLQSEGLKAMTDVEEKRLKLQESQAKLISQENKLLAAKNDVLNAEMEINRVRVSYTDKISKAESDMFTAKSNQFDSEAQVSKLQNQYANYEVRTGMYYIKAPQNGYINKAVQGGIGESFKEGDRLVGIMPSEFDMAVETFVAPLDLPLVHVGEKVRIQFDGWPAIVFSGWPNASYGTFGGEIVAVETFIDVNGKYRVLVAPDSDPEAEPWPENIRVGSGATTISLLDDVPIWYELWRQINGFPPNYYQPTTTDSKKTK, encoded by the coding sequence ATGCTGAATATATCTAAAAATCCACTGAACCAAAGAATAGAACTGCACGGGTTTAAATCTACCGAACGTGTTTTTCATCAGCGGCACTACAAGCATTTTAACCGCTTTTTATTAGGGTCGGCACTTTTTGCTTTTGTGCTGCTCTTTTTACCGTGGACGCAAAGTGTGCGTGGCACCGGTAGTCTCACCACCTTAAGCCCGGAGCACAGGCCGCAGAGCATACAATCGCCCATTCCAGGCCGTATTGAAAAGTGGTATGTTCAGGAAGGGGATTATGTGGAAAAGGGAGATACCATCTTACATATTTCTGAAGTGAAAAACGAGTATTTTGATCCCAAGCTGATGGAGCGAACGGACCAGCAGATACAGGCAAAAAATAGATCCGTTGAATCCTACCAGAGTAAGATCAAGTCATTGAACAACCAGATTGCGGCCTTGGGCAACGAACGTAATTTGAAGCTGGAACAGGTACGGAACAAATTGTTACAGGCCAAGTTAAAAGTAAAGAGCGATAGCATAGATCTGGAAGCGGCACGTACCAACCTGAGCATTGCGGAGCGGCAATATGGGCGTACCGAGCAACTACAGAGCGAAGGCCTAAAAGCAATGACCGATGTGGAGGAAAAACGATTAAAATTGCAAGAGAGCCAAGCAAAGCTGATTTCCCAAGAAAATAAGCTGCTGGCCGCTAAAAACGATGTGCTCAATGCCGAAATGGAAATCAATAGGGTGCGGGTATCGTACACGGATAAGATTTCAAAAGCGGAGAGCGATATGTTTACCGCAAAGTCCAACCAGTTTGATTCCGAGGCACAGGTGAGCAAACTGCAAAACCAGTATGCCAATTATGAGGTGCGTACCGGTATGTACTATATAAAAGCGCCCCAGAACGGATATATCAACAAAGCGGTGCAAGGCGGTATTGGCGAGAGTTTTAAAGAAGGCGATCGTTTGGTGGGCATTATGCCTTCCGAATTTGATATGGCCGTGGAGACTTTTGTAGCGCCTTTGGATTTGCCTTTGGTGCATGTGGGGGAGAAAGTCCGCATTCAGTTTGACGGTTGGCCCGCCATTGTATTCAGCGGTTGGCCCAATGCCTCCTACGGTACTTTTGGCGGTGAAATTGTAGCTGTGGAAACGTTTATAGATGTCAACGGAAAATACCGGGTGTTGGTAGCACCGGATTCGGACCCTGAAGCGGAGCCGTGGCCGGAGAATATTCGTGTGGGGTCAGGCGCCACTACCATTTCACTTTTGGACGATGTGCCTATTTGGTATGAACTATGGCGACAGATCAACGGTTTTCCGCCTAACTATTATCAGCCCACAACAACGGACTCAAAAAAGACAAAATGA
- a CDS encoding peptidase domain-containing ABC transporter, with product MAKKIITSWQRLMGLLKLDKRDVLQVFYYAIFAGLVNLSLPLGIQSIINLIQGAEISTSWIILVVLVTGGVAFAGILQIMQIRIVENMQQKIFTRASFEFTYRFPKIKMSELRDFYPPELANRFFDTITVQKGLSKLLLDVPAAMLQIIFGLLLLSFYHPFFIIYGILLILLVYLVFRFTVQKGMDTSLDESKLKYKVAHWIQEVARSQVSFKLSGRTSLAVDKNDNLVTEYLKSRENHFRVLLMQFVQMVGFKVLVTAGLLLIGGLLVLNQEMNIGQFVAAEIIILLVITSVEKLIRGFETFYDLLTSLEKIGQVVDKELEEQDGEQPLNDDDELTVELDKVSFGTPSKKNILNDISLKIEPGSRQLVIGENGSGKSTLLRLITGIIEPTEGSIYANDFSLKGIKPNHYRSYLGQCIAEDSPFEGTILENITFGNKDIPHVDLHWVLENIGLLQFIKEQPKGLNTIIYPEGQHIPYTISRKIVLARSIVQMPKLLLLDDPLDQFDETESERIMKFLSDKANPWALVVVSQDLRWVKGCHRIITLNQGQLVSIT from the coding sequence ATGGCTAAAAAAATTATTACCTCATGGCAACGTTTAATGGGGTTGCTGAAACTGGACAAAAGAGATGTGCTCCAGGTCTTTTATTATGCCATATTTGCCGGACTGGTAAACCTATCGCTTCCGTTGGGTATCCAATCCATCATTAACCTTATACAGGGCGCCGAAATCAGTACCTCATGGATCATACTGGTGGTTTTGGTAACGGGCGGCGTTGCTTTTGCGGGCATTCTGCAGATCATGCAAATACGTATTGTAGAGAATATGCAGCAAAAGATATTTACGCGGGCCTCGTTTGAGTTTACCTACCGTTTTCCAAAAATAAAAATGAGCGAGCTGCGCGATTTTTATCCACCGGAACTGGCCAACCGTTTTTTTGATACCATTACCGTACAAAAGGGACTTTCCAAACTCCTGCTGGACGTGCCGGCGGCCATGCTGCAGATTATTTTTGGGCTGTTGTTGCTGTCCTTCTATCACCCGTTTTTTATTATTTACGGGATACTTCTCATATTGTTGGTCTATCTGGTTTTCCGTTTTACGGTACAAAAGGGAATGGATACCAGTCTTGATGAATCCAAATTGAAATACAAAGTGGCACACTGGATCCAGGAAGTGGCGCGGTCGCAAGTCAGTTTTAAACTTTCCGGTAGAACCAGTCTGGCGGTAGACAAGAACGATAATCTGGTGACGGAGTACCTGAAATCCAGGGAAAATCACTTTAGGGTATTGCTCATGCAGTTTGTGCAAATGGTAGGTTTTAAGGTATTGGTTACCGCAGGTCTACTCTTAATAGGCGGACTGTTGGTGCTGAACCAAGAAATGAACATTGGGCAGTTTGTAGCGGCGGAAATTATTATTCTATTGGTAATTACTTCCGTAGAAAAACTGATACGCGGTTTTGAGACCTTCTATGATCTGCTGACCTCACTGGAGAAAATTGGGCAGGTGGTAGATAAGGAGCTGGAAGAACAGGACGGGGAACAACCCTTGAACGATGACGATGAGTTAACCGTGGAGCTGGATAAGGTTTCTTTTGGGACCCCGAGCAAAAAGAATATTCTTAATGATATTTCGCTCAAAATAGAACCGGGTAGCCGCCAGCTGGTGATAGGGGAGAACGGTTCCGGAAAATCTACCTTATTACGGTTGATCACCGGAATTATAGAACCCACCGAAGGGAGTATCTACGCCAATGATTTTTCATTAAAGGGCATTAAACCCAACCACTATAGGTCCTATCTGGGGCAGTGTATTGCAGAGGATAGTCCGTTTGAGGGTACTATTCTGGAGAATATCACTTTTGGGAATAAGGATATACCCCATGTAGACCTGCATTGGGTATTGGAGAATATTGGCTTGCTCCAGTTTATAAAAGAACAGCCCAAGGGGCTCAATACCATTATTTACCCGGAAGGGCAGCACATACCGTATACCATTTCCCGTAAGATTGTTTTGGCGCGTAGCATTGTGCAAATGCCAAAATTACTTTTGTTGGACGATCCGTTGGACCAGTTTGATGAGACCGAGAGTGAGCGCATCATGAAATTCCTGTCAGACAAGGCCAATCCGTGGGCATTGGTAGTCGTAAGCCAAGACCTAAGGTGGGTGAAGGGATGCCACCGCATAATTACGTTGAACCAGGGGCAACTTGTTTCCATAACCTAA
- a CDS encoding TetR/AcrR family transcriptional regulator, which yields MDQLLQSVKIGINEKIYIKNPESTTLGKRIVEESILLINEIGFDSFNFKKLGLRLKSNESSIYRYFENKHKLLLYLASWYWGWVEYRLVFATHNVQDTREKLKKALAVVIRPTQVDSDFSHINEELLSKIVINEYSKSYLTKEVDMENKEGYFVIYKRLVSRLSAMVTGVDPAYAYPNSLASTVLEGSLHQHFLKDHFASLTDCHENGDPTHYFTQLVFNSLNIKPHG from the coding sequence ATGGATCAGTTATTACAGTCGGTTAAAATCGGCATAAACGAAAAAATCTATATCAAAAACCCAGAGTCCACCACTTTGGGCAAACGCATTGTGGAAGAAAGCATCTTGCTGATTAATGAAATAGGTTTTGATAGCTTCAATTTTAAAAAACTGGGGCTACGATTAAAAAGTAACGAAAGTTCCATTTACCGCTATTTTGAAAACAAGCACAAATTGTTATTGTATCTGGCGTCTTGGTACTGGGGCTGGGTAGAATATAGGTTGGTGTTCGCAACGCACAACGTACAGGATACCCGTGAGAAGCTTAAAAAAGCCTTGGCGGTGGTGATACGCCCCACACAGGTAGATTCTGATTTTTCGCACATTAACGAGGAGCTTTTGAGCAAAATTGTCATTAACGAGTATTCCAAATCCTACCTCACCAAAGAAGTGGATATGGAGAACAAAGAAGGGTATTTTGTAATCTATAAAAGATTGGTAAGCCGTTTGAGCGCCATGGTAACGGGCGTAGACCCTGCCTATGCGTACCCCAACAGTTTGGCAAGTACGGTACTGGAAGGCTCGTTGCACCAGCATTTTCTAAAGGACCACTTTGCCTCTTTGACCGATTGCCACGAAAACGGCGACCCAACCCACTACTTTACACAACTGGTATTTAATTCTTTAAACATAAAACCGCATGGCTAA
- a CDS encoding protein kinase domain-containing protein: MENNAAHGLLNKVLDNNWKVIRKIEREPNQSGSNFSVGYIVKKNEEECFLKAFDFAGFLSIASPQNMGDEINVVDVMNEMTTAFIYERDLSQHCKDKYVTKVSVVRESGQVFVEGNAIPVVPYLIFDLAEGDIRKQLNFSSELDNAWKLKSLHDVAVGLRQLHQIEVSHQDLKPSNVLVFNSESKIGDLGRSMCKDIDGPYNKQIFTGDWTYAPPEMMYRYYERDWNKRVFATDCYLLGSLMTFYFSGISMTALLRKHLPDEFSWEQWRGSFEDLVPYLENAFTSSLEEFEKNINREDLKGELKILVQYLCQPFPDKRGHSKNVRSKTNQYNLERFIATLDLLRRKSEIKLKNV, translated from the coding sequence ATGGAAAATAATGCTGCACATGGATTACTTAATAAAGTCTTAGATAATAACTGGAAGGTAATTCGTAAAATAGAAAGAGAACCAAATCAATCTGGTTCTAATTTTTCTGTAGGCTATATAGTAAAAAAAAATGAAGAAGAATGTTTTTTAAAAGCATTCGACTTTGCTGGTTTTTTATCAATTGCGAGTCCCCAAAATATGGGTGATGAAATTAATGTGGTTGATGTAATGAATGAAATGACTACAGCATTTATATATGAAAGAGATTTATCTCAACATTGTAAAGACAAGTACGTAACAAAAGTATCTGTCGTTAGAGAATCTGGACAAGTATTTGTTGAAGGAAATGCCATCCCTGTTGTGCCATATTTAATCTTCGATTTAGCAGAAGGAGATATTAGAAAACAACTTAATTTTTCTTCTGAGCTAGATAATGCTTGGAAATTAAAATCATTACATGATGTAGCAGTAGGATTAAGACAATTACACCAGATAGAAGTCTCACATCAAGATTTAAAGCCTTCAAACGTTTTAGTCTTCAATTCAGAAAGTAAGATAGGAGATTTAGGTCGCTCAATGTGTAAAGACATAGATGGACCATATAACAAACAAATTTTTACTGGTGATTGGACATATGCACCGCCTGAAATGATGTATAGATATTATGAAAGAGATTGGAATAAAAGGGTTTTTGCAACAGATTGTTATTTACTTGGAAGTTTAATGACCTTTTATTTCTCAGGTATAAGCATGACTGCATTGTTGAGAAAACATCTGCCTGATGAATTTAGTTGGGAACAATGGAGAGGTAGTTTTGAGGATTTAGTTCCATATCTCGAAAATGCCTTCACTAGTTCTTTAGAAGAATTTGAAAAAAATATTAATCGAGAGGATTTAAAAGGAGAATTAAAAATTTTAGTCCAATATTTATGTCAACCTTTTCCAGATAAACGAGGACACTCTAAAAACGTTCGCAGTAAAACAAATCAATATAATCTTGAGCGATTTATTGCTACTTTAGATTTATTAAGACGTAAATCAGAAATTAAACTTAAAAACGTATAA
- a CDS encoding HNH endonuclease, with translation MNKSKIFNAIEQSSKKIFAGKDGLIKRMKSAKNYVANENLTEWAFSKLVATENFDINYGSSSKPFFYSHNFVNILEIDDDNFKNDVIEKFFKWSYKIDYIDLRKKFNSDQKNKKRFELLLHIDLVPEKIKRKQNFSANNQDEFFEGFKREIKTENSYRSRKLVKLAKEKYGTDCYVCGFNFGKIYGQHGKDFIEIHHLVPIENGIRKSTIDDVVTVCSNCHRMLHKGNTMLSVEYLKEIVENENKPADNK, from the coding sequence ATGAATAAAAGTAAGATTTTTAATGCTATCGAACAATCAAGCAAAAAGATTTTTGCCGGAAAAGACGGACTGATAAAAAGAATGAAGTCAGCTAAAAACTATGTGGCGAACGAAAATCTAACCGAATGGGCATTTTCTAAATTAGTAGCGACAGAAAATTTTGACATTAATTATGGTTCGTCCTCAAAACCTTTTTTCTATTCACATAACTTTGTTAACATTTTAGAAATTGACGACGACAATTTCAAGAATGATGTCATTGAGAAGTTCTTTAAATGGTCTTACAAAATTGATTATATCGATTTACGAAAAAAATTCAATTCTGACCAAAAGAACAAAAAACGATTCGAGCTTTTACTACATATCGATTTAGTTCCTGAAAAAATCAAACGAAAACAAAACTTTTCTGCCAATAATCAAGATGAGTTTTTTGAAGGCTTTAAGCGAGAAATCAAAACAGAAAACAGTTACAGAAGTCGAAAATTAGTAAAACTTGCAAAAGAGAAATACGGAACTGACTGCTATGTTTGCGGATTTAATTTCGGGAAAATATATGGTCAGCACGGTAAAGATTTTATTGAGATTCATCATTTAGTACCCATCGAAAACGGAATAAGGAAATCGACTATAGATGATGTTGTTACAGTTTGCTCGAATTGTCATCGAATGTTGCACAAAGGAAACACAATGTTATCGGTAGAGTATTTAAAAGAAATAGTTGAAAATGAGAACAAGCCCGCAGATAACAAATAA
- a CDS encoding heavy metal-binding domain-containing protein, with amino-acid sequence MTAERNKLTKYLKDNIAAVPVISTHSPLNWDYKVLGMVTGQSTTGTGVVSEFTSSFTDFFGAQSGRYNQKLKAGENMCFSQLRLQALDLGGNAVIATDIDYSEIGGTKGMLMVCMAGTAIQLNNINILEKKTSDIIEKLSSINERHRRLMKYG; translated from the coding sequence ATGACAGCGGAAAGAAATAAATTGACCAAGTATCTTAAAGACAATATTGCGGCAGTTCCTGTAATTTCTACTCATTCTCCACTTAATTGGGATTATAAAGTTTTAGGTATGGTCACCGGTCAATCTACAACTGGTACTGGAGTTGTTTCTGAATTTACCTCATCTTTCACTGATTTTTTTGGCGCTCAATCTGGTAGGTATAACCAAAAGTTAAAGGCGGGCGAAAACATGTGTTTTAGTCAATTAAGACTACAAGCCTTAGACCTAGGCGGCAATGCTGTTATCGCAACCGATATAGATTATTCAGAAATTGGAGGAACCAAGGGAATGCTAATGGTATGTATGGCAGGCACAGCTATTCAACTTAATAATATTAACATTCTCGAGAAGAAAACTTCCGATATAATCGAAAAACTTTCCTCAATAAATGAAAGGCATCGTAGATTGATGAAGTACGGATGA
- a CDS encoding nuclease-related domain-containing protein, translating to MARIYGTIESLKSLKSALEDKGVSRFSSVKEIKGFLANYKSEIQSILDDTSKQLEAEYVKTCNNLELITQKKIEIINFKEESIHNKINEIQRKIDVIQNKNGANFLNKILSSINLFFLKKESNRYQKKTTELANSALKNISRSIENDEAFIREYEMEKTFLIEKRANPNIKKLEYTLSVIESSRNLISGAIGENLVVKEIKKLSDDYVLINDFSLNFSPPIFYKKQNQRIYSIQIDHLLICKAGIFIIETKNWSTSSVESISLRSPIEQIERANFALYIHISEHITLNGHHWGEQQIPIRNLIVMINNKPKGEFKYVKVKLLNEMNDYIKYFEPVLTENQVNSITNILNRYK from the coding sequence ATGGCAAGAATTTATGGAACCATAGAATCATTGAAATCCTTAAAATCCGCATTAGAGGATAAAGGAGTTTCAAGGTTTAGTTCTGTAAAAGAAATTAAGGGTTTTTTGGCTAATTATAAGTCAGAAATACAATCAATTCTTGATGACACTTCAAAGCAGTTAGAAGCAGAATATGTTAAGACTTGCAATAACTTAGAGCTTATAACCCAGAAAAAAATTGAAATAATCAATTTTAAGGAAGAGTCAATACACAATAAAATCAACGAAATACAGCGGAAAATTGATGTAATCCAAAATAAGAACGGAGCTAACTTTTTAAACAAAATACTGTCAAGTATCAATCTCTTCTTTCTAAAAAAAGAATCCAATCGTTATCAAAAAAAAACAACCGAACTGGCAAATTCAGCTCTTAAAAATATATCTAGAAGTATTGAAAATGACGAAGCTTTTATAAGAGAATATGAAATGGAAAAAACTTTCCTAATTGAAAAAAGAGCGAATCCTAATATTAAAAAATTAGAGTATACCCTGAGTGTAATAGAAAGTTCAAGAAATCTAATTTCGGGGGCAATTGGGGAAAATTTAGTCGTTAAGGAAATAAAAAAACTATCTGATGATTATGTTTTAATTAATGACTTTAGCTTAAATTTTTCTCCTCCTATATTTTACAAAAAACAGAATCAAAGAATCTATTCCATACAAATTGACCATCTTTTGATATGTAAAGCAGGTATTTTTATAATTGAAACAAAAAACTGGAGTACCTCATCAGTAGAGTCCATCAGTTTAAGGTCACCAATTGAACAAATAGAAAGGGCAAATTTTGCGCTTTACATCCATATTTCGGAACACATAACTTTAAATGGACATCATTGGGGAGAACAACAAATTCCAATACGAAATCTTATTGTTATGATCAATAACAAACCAAAAGGTGAGTTCAAATATGTAAAAGTTAAACTCTTAAATGAAATGAACGATTACATAAAATATTTTGAGCCTGTCTTAACGGAAAACCAAGTAAACAGCATAACTAATATTTTAAATAGATATAAATAG